One Sander vitreus isolate 19-12246 chromosome 22, sanVit1, whole genome shotgun sequence DNA segment encodes these proteins:
- the smarcd3b gene encoding SWI/SNF-related matrix-associated actin-dependent regulator of chromatin subfamily D member 3b isoform X8: MPARQMDMREPQSDPTLGSNAKRRKMADKILPQRIRELVPESQAYMDLLAFERKLDQTIMRKRVDIQEALKRPMKQKRKLRLYISNTFNPARPDADDSDGSIASWELRVEGKLLDDPGKQKKKFSSFFKSLVIELDKDLYGPDNHLVESKRGALLFQWHRTPTTQETDGFQVKRPGDVSVRCTLLLMLDYQPPQFKLDPRLARLLGIHTQARSCIIQALWQYVKTNKLQDSHDKEYINCDKYFQQIFDCPRLKFSEIPQRLTNLLLPPDPIVINHVISVDPNDQKKTACYDIDVEVEDPLKGQMSSFLLSTANQQEIASLDNKIHETIESINQLKIQRDFMLSFSRDPKGYIQDWLKSQSRDLKLMTDVVGNPEEERRAAFYHEPWSQEAVSRYFYCKIQQRRQELEQALAVRNT; this comes from the exons ATGCCGGCGAGGCAGATGGACATGAGAGAGCCCCAATCAGATCCCACGCTTGGATCAAA tGCTAAGAGAAGGAAAATGGCAGACAAGATTCTTCCGCAAAGG ATCCGTGAGCTGGTCCCCGAGTCTCAGGCCTACATGGATCTGCTGGCGTTTGAGCGCAAACTGGACCAGACCATCATGCGCAAACGTGTGGACATCCAGGAGGCACTGAAGAGACCAATGAAg CAGAAGCGTAAACTGAGGCTTTACATATCGAACACGTTTAACCCTGCCAGACCCGACGCTGATGACTCAGATGGCAGCATTGCATCGTGGGAACTGCGAGTAGAGGGGAAGTTGCTGGATGAC CCGgggaaacagaagaagaagttttCTTCGTTTTTTAAGAGCCTGGTGATTGAGCTGGACAAAGACCTCTACGGTCCTGACAACCACCTGGTTGAG TCAAAGCGTGGTGCCTTGCTCTTTCAGTGGCACCGCACGCCCACCACTCAGGAGACGGACGGCTTCCAGGTGAAAAGGCCGGGAGACGTGAGCGTGCGCTGCactctgctgctgatgctggaCTACCAG CCTCCCCAGTTTAAGCTGGACCCTCGCCTGGCTCGCCTGCTTGGCATTCACACTCAGGCTCGCTCCTGCATCATCCAGGCCCTCTGGCAATACGTCAAGACCAACAAACTGCAGGACTCCCATGACAAGGAGTACATCAACTGTGACAAGTACTTCCAACAG ATCTTTGACTGCCCTCGACTGAAGTTCTCTGAGATCCCTCAGCGCCTCACCAACCTCCTTTTACCCCCCGACCCCATCGTCATCAACCATGTCATCAG CGTGGATCCCAACGACCAGAAGAAGACGGCCTGCTACGACATCGACGTGGAGGTGGAAGACCCCCTGAAGGGTCAGATGAGCAGCTTCCTCCTCTCCACCGCCAACCAGCAGGAGATCGCCTCACTCGACAACAAG ATCCATGAGACCATCGAGTCCATCAACCAGCTGAAGATCCAGAGGGACTTCATGCTCAGTTTCTCCAGAGATCCCAAGGGCTACATCCAGGACTGGCTTAAATCCCAGAGCCGAGACCTTAAG TTAATGACAGACGTGGTGGGGAACcctgaagaggagaggagggcagCGTTTTACCACGAGCCTTGGTCCCAGGAGGCGGTCAGCCGCTATTTCTACTGCAAG ATCCAGCAGAGGAGACAGGAGCTGGAACAGGCCTTAGCTGTCCGCAACACCTAA
- the smarcd3b gene encoding SWI/SNF-related matrix-associated actin-dependent regulator of chromatin subfamily D member 3b isoform X7: MPARQMDMREPQSDPTLGSNAKRRKMADKILPQRIRELVPESQAYMDLLAFERKLDQTIMRKRVDIQEALKRPMKQQKRKLRLYISNTFNPARPDADDSDGSIASWELRVEGKLLDDPGKQKKKFSSFFKSLVIELDKDLYGPDNHLVESKRGALLFQWHRTPTTQETDGFQVKRPGDVSVRCTLLLMLDYQPPQFKLDPRLARLLGIHTQARSCIIQALWQYVKTNKLQDSHDKEYINCDKYFQQIFDCPRLKFSEIPQRLTNLLLPPDPIVINHVISVDPNDQKKTACYDIDVEVEDPLKGQMSSFLLSTANQQEIASLDNKIHETIESINQLKIQRDFMLSFSRDPKGYIQDWLKSQSRDLKLMTDVVGNPEEERRAAFYHEPWSQEAVSRYFYCKIQQRRQELEQALAVRNT; encoded by the exons ATGCCGGCGAGGCAGATGGACATGAGAGAGCCCCAATCAGATCCCACGCTTGGATCAAA tGCTAAGAGAAGGAAAATGGCAGACAAGATTCTTCCGCAAAGG ATCCGTGAGCTGGTCCCCGAGTCTCAGGCCTACATGGATCTGCTGGCGTTTGAGCGCAAACTGGACCAGACCATCATGCGCAAACGTGTGGACATCCAGGAGGCACTGAAGAGACCAATGAAg CAGCAGAAGCGTAAACTGAGGCTTTACATATCGAACACGTTTAACCCTGCCAGACCCGACGCTGATGACTCAGATGGCAGCATTGCATCGTGGGAACTGCGAGTAGAGGGGAAGTTGCTGGATGAC CCGgggaaacagaagaagaagttttCTTCGTTTTTTAAGAGCCTGGTGATTGAGCTGGACAAAGACCTCTACGGTCCTGACAACCACCTGGTTGAG TCAAAGCGTGGTGCCTTGCTCTTTCAGTGGCACCGCACGCCCACCACTCAGGAGACGGACGGCTTCCAGGTGAAAAGGCCGGGAGACGTGAGCGTGCGCTGCactctgctgctgatgctggaCTACCAG CCTCCCCAGTTTAAGCTGGACCCTCGCCTGGCTCGCCTGCTTGGCATTCACACTCAGGCTCGCTCCTGCATCATCCAGGCCCTCTGGCAATACGTCAAGACCAACAAACTGCAGGACTCCCATGACAAGGAGTACATCAACTGTGACAAGTACTTCCAACAG ATCTTTGACTGCCCTCGACTGAAGTTCTCTGAGATCCCTCAGCGCCTCACCAACCTCCTTTTACCCCCCGACCCCATCGTCATCAACCATGTCATCAG CGTGGATCCCAACGACCAGAAGAAGACGGCCTGCTACGACATCGACGTGGAGGTGGAAGACCCCCTGAAGGGTCAGATGAGCAGCTTCCTCCTCTCCACCGCCAACCAGCAGGAGATCGCCTCACTCGACAACAAG ATCCATGAGACCATCGAGTCCATCAACCAGCTGAAGATCCAGAGGGACTTCATGCTCAGTTTCTCCAGAGATCCCAAGGGCTACATCCAGGACTGGCTTAAATCCCAGAGCCGAGACCTTAAG TTAATGACAGACGTGGTGGGGAACcctgaagaggagaggagggcagCGTTTTACCACGAGCCTTGGTCCCAGGAGGCGGTCAGCCGCTATTTCTACTGCAAG ATCCAGCAGAGGAGACAGGAGCTGGAACAGGCCTTAGCTGTCCGCAACACCTAA